The following are from one region of the Magallana gigas chromosome 4, xbMagGiga1.1, whole genome shotgun sequence genome:
- the LOC105347623 gene encoding tripartite motif-containing protein 2 — protein MTTLVPESQEVVTCDLCSKATHQFCNDCQVGLCVDCVGHHVDKFKSLTHDMVPYDERKSHLVLSPCPTHQGHRCEAHCQQCDVHVCVKCILGTHKSHPVFEMADVVQRKKEEIAKENEHIESVIIPKYKKEKDDSKVKISESEVRCAELKKEVESQRELWHHEVDEIFNKVLTKIKFMTDKHITALKIHQSKLRSMIPNIYHTIEQNKEILKTKHTSTVTDHKSKLREFQEIPPVIGITIHELTTVTDKGRELMIELGDYRASLTQMMLPNTEEEDNAENLTELSEKATVLRNIATDIKNMRGLECVGTNEAWINGEDKMIRRVDVEGTLKESVTSTCPIAPNDIAVTKHGELLYCDGRNRAVNVVKNGRSQVLLTTPLGWHPDGLCCTSSGDVLVSLGTTDFKCRKITCYDYESKYVKLEIEKDEDGIGIFKGGEFALYVAENKNGDVCASDQNADVVVAVSISGRVRFRYDGLSMEGIDSFSPRQITTDSLSQIIVTDALNHCLHILDSRGQMLGYIEDESLLNPRGLSLNRAGRLWVGLSSGDIKIIQYLQ, from the coding sequence ATGACCACCCTAGTTCCAGAATCTCAAGAGGTCGTGACCTGTGACCTTTGTTCCAAGGCGACTCACCAATTCTGCAATGACTGTCAGGTCGGTCTGTGTGTAGACTGTGTGGGTCACCATGTTGACAAGTTCAAGTCTCTCACTCACGACATGGTACCTTACGACGAAAGAAAATCCCACTTAGTTCTCTCTCCGTGCCCCACTCATCAGGGGCATAGATGTGAAGCCCACTGCCAACAGTGTGACGTCCATGTTTGTGTCAAGTGCATTCTGGGTACCCATAAGTCTCATCCAGTTTTTGAAATGGCAGATGTGGTTCagagaaagaaagaagaaattgCAAAGGAAAATGAGCACATTGAATCGGTCATCATCCCGAAATACAAGAAAGAGAAGGACGACAGTAAAGTGAAGATTTCTGAGTCTGAGGTGAGGTGTGCAGAGCTGAAGAAAGAAGTGGAAAGTCAGCGAGAGCTCTGGCATCACGAGGTGGATGAAATCTTTAATAAGGTCTTAACAAAAATCAAGTTCATGACCGACAAACACATCACAGCATTGAAGATACACCAGTCCAAGCTCAGAAGTATGATCCCAAACATCTACCATACGATAGAACAGAACAAGGAAATCCTGAAGACCAAACACACTTCTACTGTCACTGACCACAAGTCCAAACTCCGTGAATTTCAGGAAATCCCCCCTGTCATCGGGATAACGATTCACGAATTGACCACTGTCACGGACAAAGGGAGAGAACTCATGATAGAGCTAGGGGACTACAGGGCCAGCCTGACTCAAATGATGCTTCCAAACACAGAAGAGGAGGACAACGCTGAAAATCTCACAGAACTGTCCGAGAAAGCTACTGTGTTGAGAAACATTGCGACGGACATAAAGAACATGCGTGGCTTGGAGTGCGTTGGAACAAACGAAGCTTGGATCAACGGTGAAGATAAAATGATAAGGCGAGTGGATGTGGAAGGTACTTTGAAGGAATCTGTGACCAGTACTTGTCCAATAGCTCCAAATGACATTGCCGTGACCAAGCATGGGGAACTTCTTTACTGTGATGGGCGAAACAGAGCGGTCAATGTCGTCAAAAATGGGAGGTCACAGGTTCTGTTAACCACCCCCTTAGGCTGGCACCCGGACGGACTCTGCTGTACCAGCTCGGGGGATGTCCTTGTCAGCTTAGGAACCACTGATTTCAAGTGTCGAAAAATCACCTGCTATGATTACGAGAGTAAATATGTAAAACTGGAAATCGAAAAGGATGAAGACGGGATTGGGATCTTCAAAGGAGGCGAGTTTGCTCTCTATGTGgcagaaaacaaaaatggtgaCGTTTGTGCGTCGGATCAAAACGCTGATGTTGTGGTAGCGGTTAGTATTTCTGGCAGAGTTCGATTTCGTTACGATGGTTTGTCAATGGAAGGGATCGATAGTTTTAGTCCTAGACAGATAACCACCGACTCCCTGTCCCAGATAATCGTGACCGATGCCCTGAACCACTGCCTCCACATCCTGGACTCCAGGGGTCAGATGTTGGGCTACATCGAGGACGAATCGTTGCTGAACCCCAGGGGACTGAGCCTTAACCGGGCGGGGCGACTTTGGGTGGGTCTCTCCTCAGGAGACATCAAAATCATTCAGTATTTACAGTAA